From one Polynucleobacter sp. UK-FUSCHL-C3 genomic stretch:
- the hisG gene encoding ATP phosphoribosyltransferase, whose translation MLTLALSKGRIFEETAPVLAKAGIRPLENPEQSRKLIIPTSNPEVQIIIVRASDVPTYVQFGAADFGVAGQDVLLEKGSDGLYVPIDLGIARCRMAVAVKNGFDYAGAVRQGSRLRVATKYVNCAREHFANKGVHIDTIHLYGSMELAPLVGLADAIVDLVSTGNTLRANNLVEVESITDISARLIVNQASYKRKRTAIKKLLDAWQ comes from the coding sequence ATGTTGACACTCGCGCTATCCAAAGGGCGCATCTTCGAGGAAACAGCCCCAGTCTTGGCTAAGGCTGGAATACGTCCACTAGAAAATCCTGAGCAGTCGCGCAAATTGATTATCCCAACTTCGAACCCAGAAGTGCAGATCATTATTGTGCGAGCTTCCGATGTGCCTACTTATGTGCAATTTGGGGCGGCTGATTTTGGGGTGGCCGGTCAAGACGTCCTTTTAGAAAAGGGTAGCGATGGTTTGTATGTACCGATCGATTTAGGGATTGCACGTTGCCGGATGGCGGTAGCTGTTAAGAATGGGTTTGATTATGCAGGGGCGGTTCGTCAGGGCTCACGCTTGCGCGTAGCAACCAAGTATGTCAATTGCGCCCGTGAGCACTTTGCGAACAAAGGCGTTCATATTGATACGATCCATTTGTATGGCTCGATGGAGCTAGCGCCCTTAGTTGGCTTAGCTGATGCGATTGTCGATCTAGTATCCACGGGTAACACTTTGCGCGCTAATAATTTGGTTGAGGTGGAATCAATCACCGATATCAGTGCACGCCTTATTGTGAATCAGGCGTCCTATAAGCGTAAGCGTACGGCCATCAAAAAATTACTGGATGCGTGGCAGTAA
- the hisD gene encoding histidinol dehydrogenase yields the protein MSKVSNQTVMVQRLTSSDPNFKKTLLASLSLPSADDQAIDVVVIAILAEVKSRGDEALLSYTKQFDRLSANRISDLEIKQADLEAAYRSLPSEQAKALEIAAQRVRAYHEKQKEAAGCRSWEYTEPDGTRLGQKVTPLDRVGIYVPGGKAAYPSSVLMNAIPATVAGVGEIIMAVPTPDGARNPLVLAAAYLAGVHRVFTIGGAQAVAALAYGTQTVPAVDKIVGPGNAYVAAAKRRVFGTVGIDMIAGPSEILVLCDGSTDPDWIAMDLFSQAEHDELAQSILLCPDPNFIDKVNQSIQKLLPQMPREKVIRASLQNRALLIEVSDMNEACQIANLIAAEHLEICTQEPQRWAEQIRHAGAIFMGSYTSESLGDYCAGPNHVLPTARTARFSSPLGVYDFMKRSSLIEVSEAGAQTLGPIASTLAHGEGLQAHARAAEMRLKKK from the coding sequence ATGTCTAAGGTATCAAACCAAACTGTGATGGTACAACGTTTAACGAGTAGTGATCCTAACTTTAAGAAAACATTATTGGCAAGTCTTTCATTGCCATCGGCCGATGATCAAGCAATTGATGTAGTGGTGATTGCTATCTTGGCTGAGGTTAAGTCTAGAGGGGATGAGGCGCTATTAAGTTACACCAAACAATTTGATCGACTGTCTGCTAATCGTATTTCTGATCTTGAGATTAAACAGGCAGATCTAGAAGCAGCCTATCGTTCTTTACCGAGCGAGCAAGCCAAGGCGTTAGAGATTGCTGCACAGCGGGTACGCGCCTATCACGAGAAACAAAAAGAGGCGGCAGGTTGTCGTTCATGGGAATACACCGAGCCCGACGGTACCCGTTTAGGTCAAAAAGTAACTCCTTTAGACCGCGTCGGTATTTATGTGCCAGGTGGTAAGGCAGCTTATCCATCATCTGTTTTGATGAATGCAATCCCAGCAACCGTTGCAGGCGTTGGAGAAATCATCATGGCGGTGCCAACCCCCGATGGTGCTCGCAACCCTTTAGTCTTGGCTGCCGCTTATTTAGCAGGAGTACATCGCGTATTTACCATCGGTGGCGCACAAGCTGTTGCTGCACTTGCGTATGGAACGCAAACAGTTCCTGCGGTTGATAAGATCGTGGGTCCTGGTAACGCCTATGTGGCCGCTGCAAAGCGTCGTGTCTTTGGCACGGTGGGCATTGACATGATTGCCGGCCCTTCAGAGATCTTGGTGCTCTGTGATGGCAGCACCGATCCCGATTGGATTGCGATGGATTTGTTCTCGCAGGCAGAGCATGATGAATTAGCCCAGTCGATTTTGCTGTGTCCTGATCCTAATTTTATTGATAAGGTCAATCAGAGCATTCAAAAGCTATTACCGCAAATGCCACGTGAGAAAGTGATTCGAGCATCGTTGCAAAACAGGGCTTTGTTGATTGAAGTAAGCGATATGAATGAAGCCTGTCAGATTGCCAACCTGATTGCTGCCGAGCATTTAGAGATATGTACGCAAGAGCCACAACGTTGGGCTGAGCAAATTCGGCATGCAGGCGCAATCTTTATGGGTTCGTATACGAGTGAATCTCTCGGGGATTATTGTGCGGGTCCTAATCACGTCTTACCAACGGCGCGTACCGCCCGTTTCTCTTCCCCATTGGGTGTCTATGACTTCATGAAGCGCTCAAGCTTAATTGAAGTAAGCGAAGCAGGAGCGCAAACGCTCGGACCAATTGCGAGCACCCTAGCGCACGGCGAGGGCTTGCAAGCCCATGCGCGTGCCGCTGAGATGCGCCTCAAGAAAAAATAA
- the hisC gene encoding histidinol-phosphate transaminase, translated as MSRFWNPDLQNLSPYVPGEQPKLEKLVKLNTNESPYGPSPKALAAIAQANNDNLRLYPDPDAKDLKEVIAKHHGITSNKVFVGNGSDEVLAHAFLGLLKHPNRPVLFPDISYSFYPVYCQLFGIEHRTIALDDQFAVRVEDYLELSKQYGGNGGIIFPNPNAPTGCGLPLSQVELLLLQNTDSIVVIDEAYVDYGTESCVPLLQNNPPNLLITHTLSKSRALAGLRVGYALGHPDLITGLERVKNSFNSYPLGRLAQVGAIAAMEDQAHLDAMSSKVMTTRSQFVKELDVLGFETLPSSANFVFTRHPKHDGARIHQALRDRGIIVRHFKTKRIDQFLRITIGTDEQMSAFLAALKEILSV; from the coding sequence ATGAGCCGCTTTTGGAACCCTGACCTACAAAATCTTAGCCCCTATGTGCCGGGTGAGCAACCGAAGCTTGAAAAGCTCGTAAAGCTCAATACCAACGAGAGTCCCTATGGGCCATCCCCCAAGGCACTAGCAGCGATTGCGCAAGCTAATAACGACAACCTGCGTCTGTACCCCGATCCGGATGCCAAAGATCTCAAAGAAGTGATTGCTAAGCATCATGGCATCACATCCAATAAAGTCTTTGTGGGCAATGGCTCTGATGAGGTCTTGGCGCATGCCTTTCTAGGTCTTCTCAAACACCCTAATCGGCCTGTTTTATTTCCAGACATTAGCTATAGCTTCTACCCAGTCTACTGCCAACTCTTTGGAATTGAGCATCGCACCATTGCCTTAGATGATCAGTTTGCCGTTCGGGTGGAAGACTATTTGGAATTGAGTAAACAATATGGTGGTAATGGCGGGATCATTTTCCCCAACCCCAATGCGCCCACAGGATGCGGTCTGCCACTTTCACAAGTCGAGTTATTGCTTCTTCAAAATACCGACAGCATTGTGGTGATTGATGAAGCCTATGTTGACTATGGAACTGAGTCTTGCGTACCTCTTCTGCAAAACAATCCACCTAATTTACTAATTACCCACACCCTTTCTAAATCACGAGCACTGGCAGGATTACGAGTTGGTTATGCATTAGGCCACCCAGACCTGATCACCGGTCTAGAACGAGTCAAAAATAGTTTTAACTCTTACCCATTAGGTAGGCTAGCGCAAGTGGGTGCAATCGCCGCGATGGAAGATCAAGCTCATTTGGATGCCATGTCGAGTAAAGTTATGACAACACGATCTCAATTTGTCAAGGAACTAGATGTACTTGGTTTTGAGACCCTGCCCTCCAGTGCGAACTTTGTCTTTACACGACACCCCAAACATGATGGCGCAAGGATCCATCAAGCATTACGTGATCGGGGAATTATTGTGCGGCACTTCAAAACAAAACGTATTGATCAATTCTTGCGAATCACCATCGGCACCGATGAGCAAATGAGCGCTTTCCTTGCGGCATTAAAAGAAATACTTTCTGTCTAA
- the hisB gene encoding imidazoleglycerol-phosphate dehydratase HisB: MRQADVSRNTSETKIQITLNLDGTGKADLNSGVPFLDHMLDQIARHGMIDLKVHAKGDTHIDDHHTVEDVGITLGQAIAKAVGDKAGITRYGHSYVPLDETLSRVVVDFSGRPGLEFNVPFTRARVGDFDVDLSIEFFRGFVNHAGVTLHIDNIRGVNAHHQIETVFKAFGRALRMALSVDPRSPNAVPSTKGSL; the protein is encoded by the coding sequence ATGCGCCAAGCGGATGTAAGTCGAAATACTTCTGAGACAAAGATCCAAATTACATTAAATTTGGATGGAACGGGTAAGGCCGATCTGAACTCGGGAGTCCCCTTTTTAGACCACATGCTCGATCAAATTGCGCGGCACGGCATGATTGATCTCAAGGTCCATGCCAAGGGCGACACTCATATTGATGATCATCACACCGTGGAAGATGTTGGCATTACCCTGGGTCAAGCTATTGCAAAGGCGGTGGGCGATAAGGCAGGCATTACTCGCTATGGACACTCTTACGTACCTCTTGATGAGACCCTCTCTCGAGTCGTGGTTGATTTTTCGGGTAGACCCGGTTTGGAGTTCAATGTACCATTTACTCGTGCTCGTGTGGGTGACTTTGATGTTGACCTAAGCATTGAGTTCTTTCGGGGGTTTGTCAATCATGCGGGAGTGACCCTGCACATCGATAATATTCGGGGCGTGAATGCGCACCATCAAATCGAGACTGTATTTAAGGCCTTTGGAAGAGCTCTGCGGATGGCATTGAGTGTTGATCCGCGCTCCCCGAATGCCGTTCCATCCACCAAAGGAAGTTTGTAA
- the hisH gene encoding imidazole glycerol phosphate synthase subunit HisH, whose amino-acid sequence MHIAIVDYGMGNLRSVSQALHHVAPDCKISIANDAQEILRSDRVVLPGQGAMPDCMAQLRSSGLLDAVLLSAREKPLLGICVGEQMLFEESEECKPGVATNTACLALMPGKVVRFALSGTQEDGSEYKIPHMGWNQVRQDQDHPLWHGIPDMSSFYFVHSYYVKASRSEDAVGSTNYGGWFTSAVTRDNIFATQFHPEKSAQHGLKLYQNFVAWRP is encoded by the coding sequence ATGCATATCGCCATTGTTGATTACGGGATGGGTAATTTGCGTTCGGTCTCTCAGGCCCTGCATCATGTCGCCCCAGACTGCAAGATCAGCATTGCCAATGATGCGCAAGAGATCCTCCGCTCCGATCGAGTTGTGTTGCCGGGTCAGGGGGCGATGCCAGATTGCATGGCACAGCTACGCTCCTCTGGTTTGCTTGATGCGGTCTTGTTATCTGCGCGCGAGAAACCTCTTCTTGGAATTTGTGTGGGCGAGCAGATGTTGTTTGAAGAAAGCGAAGAGTGTAAGCCAGGGGTGGCGACTAACACCGCTTGCTTAGCACTTATGCCTGGCAAAGTTGTTCGTTTTGCCTTGTCCGGAACCCAAGAAGACGGCTCAGAATACAAAATCCCGCATATGGGTTGGAACCAGGTCCGTCAAGACCAAGATCATCCTTTATGGCATGGCATACCCGATATGAGCAGTTTTTATTTTGTTCACAGCTATTATGTAAAAGCCAGTAGGTCGGAAGATGCTGTAGGATCAACCAATTACGGGGGGTGGTTTACATCTGCCGTGACTCGGGATAATATTTTTGCTACGCAGTTTCATCCAGAAAAAAGTGCTCAACACGGACTTAAGCTCTATCAAAACTTTGTCGCTTGGCGACCTTGA
- the hisA gene encoding 1-(5-phosphoribosyl)-5-[(5-phosphoribosylamino)methylideneamino]imidazole-4-carboxamide isomerase, with amino-acid sequence MLLIPAIDIKDGHCVRLEQGDMNRSTVFSEDPAAMAKHWLSKGARRLHLVDLNGAFAGKPKNESAIKAILKAVGNDIPVQLGGGVRDLETIERLLDDGISTIIIGTAAVKNPGFLQDACTAFAGHIMVGLDAKDGKVATDGWSKLTGHEVIDLAKKFEDYGAEAIIYTDIGRDGMLKGINLEATVKLAQSVRIPVIASGGLSNKKDIEALCKVEDEGIMGVIAGRSIYNGDLDFAEAQKYADQLSKSQ; translated from the coding sequence ATGTTGTTAATCCCCGCAATCGATATTAAAGATGGACATTGTGTTCGTCTTGAGCAAGGCGATATGAACCGTAGCACGGTATTCTCTGAAGATCCTGCTGCGATGGCAAAGCATTGGTTAAGTAAGGGCGCAAGACGCTTACATTTGGTTGATCTGAATGGCGCATTTGCTGGTAAGCCAAAAAATGAGTCTGCCATTAAGGCGATCTTGAAAGCCGTTGGTAATGACATTCCAGTTCAACTGGGTGGTGGTGTACGTGATCTAGAGACCATTGAGCGACTTTTGGATGACGGTATTAGTACCATCATTATTGGCACAGCGGCTGTGAAGAACCCTGGATTTTTACAAGATGCCTGTACTGCATTTGCGGGTCATATCATGGTGGGTCTCGATGCCAAAGACGGTAAGGTGGCAACCGATGGTTGGAGCAAGCTCACGGGTCATGAGGTGATTGATTTGGCGAAGAAGTTTGAGGACTATGGCGCTGAAGCTATCATTTATACCGATATAGGCCGTGATGGCATGCTCAAGGGCATTAATCTAGAGGCGACCGTGAAACTGGCTCAGTCTGTGCGCATTCCTGTAATCGCGAGCGGTGGGCTGTCAAATAAGAAAGATATCGAAGCACTTTGCAAGGTAGAAGACGAGGGCATCATGGGCGTCATTGCTGGACGGTCGATTTATAACGGTGACCTTGATTTTGCAGAGGCTCAAAAATACGCTGATCAACTTAGTAAGAGTCAGTAA